Genomic DNA from Alkalihalobacterium alkalinitrilicum:
TTGAGTGTTGTGCTAACTCATGCTGCTAGTAGGGTCATATCAGATTTCTCTCTAACTGGAGATATACGTGTTGTCTATCGGACGCTTCAAATGATCTTGTTGTACGGAACGCCAATGTTTGTGTTGATTTCGACTATTGTTATGACCCATGCATATAAAGAAAACATTCCGAAGGGTTTTCTATACAAGAGAATCAAATATATTTTAGTCCCGTATTTCATCATGGCGGCATTTTATGCTGGTGATAAGTTCTATCGCTTTAACTGGACATTTAATGATTTTGCCAAGGAGCTTGGTTACAACTTGATTGGGCAATGGCATGGGTATTTTATTTTAATTATTTTTCAGTTTTATTTATTACATTTACTATTTGTCAAATATTTAAGTAGATTCAATGCTACGCATGTATTAATGATTAGTTTTGTCATTAGCGTAGGGTATTGGGCAAGTTTTTACTTTTATTTTATAGATTACGTGAATCATTCTAGTTATTTAACGCTTTTCTTTTCAAGGATTTTGTTTGTCGGCTGGCTGTTTTATTATGTTGTTGCTTATTATTGTGGCAGAAACTATGAACGTTTTGTTGAAGTGCTGAATAGAAATTGGTTATTTATTATGCTCGGTACTATTCTATCGCTTGGGCTCGTCCAAGCTATTTATCATTCTTCTTTGTAGTGTGGGTAATGGAGAGGTTTATCTAATGCAATATTTATACGCGAGTCAGTTTGCTACTTTTCATTATCCGTTTAATAATATACAAGATATTCACGCTTTTCCTCCTTGTCACATAGGGGCGCTTTATTAATTGCAAAAAAATAAAACTAGGTAATTATTAAAAAGGAAAAAAGGGAACAACGTCGTTGTAATACGCTGTTCACTTTTTTTATTTCACCTACAAAATAAAATGTAAAAGTAATACATATATTAAAAATAACTACATCAATGGAGGGCTACTGAGACAGGCCCTGTTTTCTCTAGTTAAATAATAAATTCCAATATTCCTTCAATAAACAGATTTTCATAACAATCATTTTAATAGACTTTTATAGAGAAGTTGGTATAATTTTGAAGAATACTATTTTGGGGAGGGTACTAAAATGAGTAAATTAATTAAACAACAATTTACGAGAACAAGACGTGTTTTATCCGAAACATTAGAAGGGCTTTCACCTGAAGTGACTAATATTGTACCAGAAGGATTTAATAACAATATCAAATGGCAGGTAGGTCATATCTTAGTCGTTGCGGACCTGTTCTTGTTTAAAGGCCAAAACCAACTTCCAGCGAATTATATCGACATTTTTAAAGCTGGATCAAAACCAGCTGATTGGACAGGAGATGTTCCTGAAGTAAAAACATTGCTTGAACAATTAAATGATCAATTGGTACGGATTAATGATATTCCTGAAGAGACGTTTAATCAAGCATTACCAAAACCGTTTCTAGGTAATGAAACATTTGGAGAATTAGCGGCAATGGGTGCTTTTCATGAAGCTTTGCATTTAGGGCAAATTCAAACACTTAAGCGACTGATTGAAACTATTCAAGCTAAATAAGGTCAAGTAACGATAAATAACCACCATTACCTACTAGGTATTAGGTGGTTATTTTTTGCGCGCTAAAACAATGTTAACTCAGTGGGGGACAGACCCTGTTTCCTGTTTCCTGTTCAAGGATTAACCAATAAATCGTGAAACAACGCTGTGAAACAAGAATTTTCGGGTAGTCACACAGTGAATTGCGCCCCTCTTAGTTGACAGGTATAAATTCGGGAACTTTTGACTATCACTAGGGTAAAAGGAGCGAATTTGAATGTCTACTAATAAAACTAATAACAGGTATTCACCCGAACTAAAACTTGAGGCTGTTACAAGAGTCCTAGCCGGTGAAAGTGTTAAGACTGTTGCGAAAGACTATGATGTTAAAGATCCTGACTATATCTATATATGGATTGAAAAATATGAAACTTATGGCGAAGCAGGCTTAAATAGAAAAATTAGAACCTATCGCAAAATCGATAAAGATCAACAAATTAAAGAGCTGAAAATGGAGAATGAATTGCTAAAAAAGTACCTACAACTTCAAAGAAGGGAGGCAAAAGGTTAAAGTTCGAAGCTATATATTTATTAAGGTCAAAATACCCCATCTCAAAAATGTGTGAAAATTTGGGGGTTACTAGAGCTGGCTACTATAAATATGTGAAAACTAAAAGAAAAAAGAAAAAGGAATCTCCCAAAGATAAACAGTTAAAGGAATATATTGGTATAAGTTATCATGACCATGATAAAAACTATGGGTATAGAAAAATACACGCAGAACTACGAGATAAGTATAATATCGATGTAAGTGAGAAAGTAGTAAGAAGATTAATGCGAGAGTTAGGCTATAAAAGCCAAGCACGCAAAGAAAAAAGGAAATCTATTAGTGGGAAAAACACATTAGGCGCTGGTCATATTTATGAAAATCTCTTAAAAAGAGACTTCTCAACTACCAAATTAAGCGAAAAATGGGTGACTGACGTGACTGAATTTCCAATAGGTAATAAGAAATTATATTTATCTGCCGTAATGGATCTTCACGACAATTATATAGTAGGATATCAATTATCTGATGTAAATGACGTTCAGCTTGTAGAAGATTCACTTTTATATGCACTGGAAATTAGAGTAATTGATGAAAAACTAATCATTCATTCTGACCGTGGAATGCAATACCGATCTAATAGATGGAAAGAATTAATGGGAACTTATACGATTAATCCGAGCATGTCTAGGAAGGCTAATTGCATTGATAATGCATGTATTGAGAGCTTTTTCTCCTTTATAAAAGCAGAACGTAAAGTACTAAAAACAATAAAAGATTTAGAAGAAGCTAAAAAAATCATTCATGATTATATCCACTATTATAATCATAATCGAATCCAAGGAGTTTTAGATTATAGAACACCCGCTCAATATGTCAAAGCGAGTTAACCACAGGGCATACATGCCACATTTTCTCCTTCTCATCTTGACAACTTCCGCCTATCTGAGACACTTCATGATGATGAGAAGAAAAAGGAACCAAGCCTTGTCAAACCTGGTCTCCTAAATAAAATCCGAATTTATATTGTCTACTTTTGGGATCGCAACGCACAGTGACACATGGATCTAACCTAATTTTCGTAGTATCGTATTTTGCACGAGTTTTCTAGAAGAAAAACGCTTTTCTTTAAAATATGTAAATAAGTAACAACCAGTAATCACAATGACACTCCCGGTGATTTGTATCAACGTCATTCGTTCTCCTAGTAAAAGAAAAGCTAAAATCACTGTAAAAATTGGGTTAAAATTAAGAAAAAGTCCAGCTGTTGTTGCTCCTAGTTTTTTCACGCCAATATTCCATAATACAATGCACACGACAGTTGAAATGGCACCCGTGTATAAGATCGAATAAACGAAGGTCGCATTAATATTAGTCACCGTAAAATCTGAAAGGTTAAACGGAAATAAAATCAGTAGACCGAAAATTCCAGAGTACAATGTAGCCATCATCGGTGATGTATAGTTCATGGCCCACTTACTAAGGACCACATAAATCCCCCATATACAAACAGCGCCAATCATGAAAACGTCCCCCAAATTAAATTGAAGAGCAAACAAAAGTTGACCATTGCCATTCGTTAATACAACCAATACACCAAATAGCGAAAGGAACATCGCTGCAATCTGAAAAAAGGTTAGTTTTTCTCTTAGAAATACAAAAGAAAAAAAGGCAATGGATAGGGCAATTAAGGTGGAGATTAACCCTACATTTGATGCAGACGTATGCTCTAGCGCCATAAACTGTAAAAGATTAAAGAGCACAACTCCTGTCAGTCCCATTAATAGCAATGGCAGGACTGCCTTTCGTGAAGGTAAAAGCTTCTTCTCAACACTCCATACAATCGGAAGTAAACACAGAACAGCAATAAGCCACCGTAACGTTGTTAACGTCATGGGAGAAGCATGCCCGACAAGCCATTTTCCTACGATAAAATTCCCCGCCCACAAAAAGCTCGTCAAAAGTAATAATCCAAAATAAAAATATCGCATCTCAAACTCCCCCACATGTAATCATCAGCCTCTTAATCTATTAATAACTGTAACATTTATGGTTAAAATTCAAAACGATGTTTTGTATAATAGAGATTAATCGAAATATTTTAAAGTTTGATTGGTTATTTTATTTATTTTCTTCTGTTTTCAACGAAGAAAACGGCTAGTTTTAGAATAAATTAAAGGGGGACTCTCAATGGAATCCATCATCAGTAAAGTGCTCGATAAAGTGGATATTCAAATTTTAGACATTCTGCAAAAACAGGCCCACGTAAGCAATGCCGAAATTGCTAGGCGAGTCAATTTGTCGTCGCCAGCTGTCCACACTAGAATTAAACGTTTAGAACAGGAAGGGTATATCAGTCGACAAGTGGCGATCTTAAATCCTGAGAAATTAGGTTTTGATTTACTTTGCTTTGTTTTTATAAGTTCAAATATGCATCATGCAGAGAAGTTAGATATTTTAGAAGAGGCGTTTCGCCAAATGCCAGAGGTTTTAGAATGTCATTGCTTAACAGGGGAGTACGACTATTTATTAAAGGTTGCGAATAAAGACCGAAAAGACTTACAAACTTTTATTCGAAAATTAAATAAGCTGGGGATCACAAAAATCCAAACGAGCTTAGGGCTAAGGGAAATTAAGTATTCGACTGTATTACCTATTTTGGAAGATCATAAAGAAGAAATTTAAGGTTATGTAGTAAAGTGCTAGAGTTGGTGTATGGGATTATTATAACGGTATTTTGATATTATGAATTATGATGATGGTGTTATTTATAAACTTATCGGTGAAGATTTAAAAATAGTGTCATAGTGATAGCAAGCGAACGGAATTCTATGTTTCATTAACGGTTAGCGATAGCTTAATAATGGCTATTGCTGTTTTGCTAACGAAGCAGTTTACTCGATAAAACGGAGATAGTTATCCTAAATCCAATTATATTAATAAAGTCTATTTTGGGGAAGTAGGTTATGAGCGCTATTTTAAATAAAATAGGAACAGTT
This window encodes:
- a CDS encoding acyltransferase family protein encodes the protein MRGTKDIKEVYWLRIIACLSVVLTHAASRVISDFSLTGDIRVVYRTLQMILLYGTPMFVLISTIVMTHAYKENIPKGFLYKRIKYILVPYFIMAAFYAGDKFYRFNWTFNDFAKELGYNLIGQWHGYFILIIFQFYLLHLLFVKYLSRFNATHVLMISFVISVGYWASFYFYFIDYVNHSSYLTLFFSRILFVGWLFYYVVAYYCGRNYERFVEVLNRNWLFIMLGTILSLGLVQAIYHSSL
- a CDS encoding DinB family protein, translating into MSKLIKQQFTRTRRVLSETLEGLSPEVTNIVPEGFNNNIKWQVGHILVVADLFLFKGQNQLPANYIDIFKAGSKPADWTGDVPEVKTLLEQLNDQLVRINDIPEETFNQALPKPFLGNETFGELAAMGAFHEALHLGQIQTLKRLIETIQAK
- a CDS encoding transposase is translated as MSTNKTNNRYSPELKLEAVTRVLAGESVKTVAKDYDVKDPDYIYIWIEKYETYGEAGLNRKIRTYRKIDKDQQIKELKMENELLKKYLQLQRREAKG
- a CDS encoding IS3 family transposase; protein product: MSKMCENLGVTRAGYYKYVKTKRKKKKESPKDKQLKEYIGISYHDHDKNYGYRKIHAELRDKYNIDVSEKVVRRLMRELGYKSQARKEKRKSISGKNTLGAGHIYENLLKRDFSTTKLSEKWVTDVTEFPIGNKKLYLSAVMDLHDNYIVGYQLSDVNDVQLVEDSLLYALEIRVIDEKLIIHSDRGMQYRSNRWKELMGTYTINPSMSRKANCIDNACIESFFSFIKAERKVLKTIKDLEEAKKIIHDYIHYYNHNRIQGVLDYRTPAQYVKAS
- a CDS encoding DMT family transporter is translated as MRYFYFGLLLLTSFLWAGNFIVGKWLVGHASPMTLTTLRWLIAVLCLLPIVWSVEKKLLPSRKAVLPLLLMGLTGVVLFNLLQFMALEHTSASNVGLISTLIALSIAFFSFVFLREKLTFFQIAAMFLSLFGVLVVLTNGNGQLLFALQFNLGDVFMIGAVCIWGIYVVLSKWAMNYTSPMMATLYSGIFGLLILFPFNLSDFTVTNINATFVYSILYTGAISTVVCIVLWNIGVKKLGATTAGLFLNFNPIFTVILAFLLLGERMTLIQITGSVIVITGCYLFTYFKEKRFSSRKLVQNTILRKLG
- a CDS encoding Lrp/AsnC family transcriptional regulator, with translation MESIISKVLDKVDIQILDILQKQAHVSNAEIARRVNLSSPAVHTRIKRLEQEGYISRQVAILNPEKLGFDLLCFVFISSNMHHAEKLDILEEAFRQMPEVLECHCLTGEYDYLLKVANKDRKDLQTFIRKLNKLGITKIQTSLGLREIKYSTVLPILEDHKEEI